DNA sequence from the Thiosulfativibrio zosterae genome:
GAGGTCTGTGCCTGCTTGGACTTCCCATAACCAATAGTCTGGCGTTGAGGCGGTTCCAAAAGGCGTTTTATCAAATTGACTGTAAGGCTCATACAGACCGGCTGATTTCTTTTCTGCCACATAACGGGTTTTTAAACCCAAGCTGGGTGACGCCAAAACCCCAAGATTTGCAAAGGTGTATTGGGCTTGCAAACTGGCATTATTGGCCGGCATTAAGGGTAGTTCACGATTTTTAACAGTATCGCGTCCTTGCATCACTTCCGCCGTCGCTTTCCATAATAAACGCGATGTCGTTTGATATTTTGCCGACCATTCTGCGCCTTGAATTAAAGCCGTTGTTTGTTGGCTTTGCATTTCAGGTACATAAATACCCGTTGGGTTATTCACATCTAAAACTACTTGGCCTTCATCCGTTGTGCCTTCTGCATAACGGTATCTGCCGGTATTTTCGAGCACAATATAGTTGTCTACCCAGTTGGAATAGACTGCAAAAGTACTTTGCAAATGACTGGCTTGAAAAGTGAGCGCAAGCTCAGAGTTGACCGAGGTTTCTGCTTTTAAATTGGGATTACCCAACTGATAAGCCTGCACACCGCCATGTGCGCCACCGGCATACAATTCAAAAATAGATGGCGCACGGAAACTACGCCCTAAGTTAGCCGTTACAGTCCACTGAGAATCTAAAGGATAAGCCGCACCCAAAGCACCCGACCAATCAGCAAAACTTTGTTCATTATTGGTTTCGTTATATACATCTGCAAAATGCGCATCCACCGGTGCTTTTACATCTTGTGTGTCCCAACGAGCGCCGGCTTCAATTTGGAGTTTGCCAAAGGCACGCTTTTCAACCACAAACACCCCTTGACCCTTTTCGGTGGCCGACGGTGAGAGTTCGCCAGAGCGCAAGTCTTGCGTTTTATCAAAACCACTCGCGCCAAACTCACCACGCCAACCGGCCACTTCGGGATGTTCTGCGGAGAGTTTTAATTCAGTGCGTTTAACCAATAAATCTAAAATATCGGCGCGCGGTAAACTGCTCATCTCTTCAAACGGCACATCATGCGCCGCTTCACGGCTGTTACGCGTCACCGATACTTGCGGTTTAATCACCCAATCCCCTGCAAACCATTCGGCCTT
Encoded proteins:
- a CDS encoding TonB-dependent receptor, which encodes MHLKTLVAAMCAVTLSPVWAATELPRVSVAETADQKMQPIEITTSTSLSLDKAEQQRNATTSLGAALSDLPGVNNLGAGSQSGKPVVRGDTALRLPVLSNGMAMDYQAEGTRHNPNVDPVLADEVEVIRGPQGLKYSSQAVKGAVNVQGLKIDYAAPGKTDLKGEVVGEVNSNNNEHMLGLKAQVSSSRLSLVGGVTQREGDNFVTPKGTEAGVVNMGEPAGNLPLVTGETPYTNFKNQAASLGLGYQDDWGKVELRHTYWQSKQNYLGVESDGPGQPFELMAAAGQVLTNQETQLKAEWFAGDWVIKPQVSVTRNSREAAHDVPFEEMSSLPRADILDLLVKRTELKLSAEHPEVAGWRGEFGASGFDKTQDLRSGELSPSATEKGQGVFVVEKRAFGKLQIEAGARWDTQDVKAPVDAHFADVYNETNNEQSFADWSGALGAAYPLDSQWTVTANLGRSFRAPSIFELYAGGAHGGVQAYQLGNPNLKAETSVNSELALTFQASHLQSTFAVYSNWVDNYIVLENTGRYRYAEGTTDEGQVVLDVNNPTGIYVPEMQSQQTTALIQGAEWSAKYQTTSRLLWKATAEVMQGRDTVKNRELPLMPANNASLQAQYTFANLGVLASPSLGLKTRYVAEKKSAGLYEPYSQFDKTPFGTASTPDYWLWEVQAGTDLKLGKQALQLDLTVQNLFDTQYRDFLDTYKGTAQGMGRNVKLNVRMPFGV